The Candidatus Zixiibacteriota bacterium genome includes a window with the following:
- the recO gene encoding DNA repair protein RecO: MSLEKTEAIVLKAFNWSESSRTVVFFSRDFGKLALVDKGGRSMKSRRGRLQTFARLELSFYDSKKESRGYVREIDALQSFSMEGDGALGRLAYGSAACELMYLLLPEDEPQRQLYDYFASYLGYVAAVPKTCLPSLFVAFFLRVLSQLGYHPSLAYCAGCGRPATSDESNGGFANGAGNVPFFADRGGVLCPSCQAPTDYYIPLSGVGYRHLAKLQNASLKEAAGMPIRYAEAAQLLEALTRFAACQTDLKTDLKSLEFLQKLKNSTLIE, encoded by the coding sequence ATGTCTCTGGAAAAAACCGAAGCGATCGTCCTTAAGGCCTTCAACTGGTCCGAGTCCTCACGTACGGTTGTTTTCTTCAGCCGCGATTTCGGCAAGCTGGCCCTGGTCGACAAAGGCGGCCGCAGCATGAAATCCCGCCGAGGACGGCTGCAAACGTTCGCCCGGCTGGAGCTGTCGTTCTACGACTCCAAAAAGGAAAGCCGGGGCTACGTGCGCGAAATCGACGCCCTGCAGAGCTTCTCCATGGAGGGAGACGGAGCCCTCGGAAGGCTCGCCTATGGCTCGGCCGCCTGCGAGTTGATGTATCTGCTCCTGCCGGAAGACGAGCCCCAGCGGCAACTTTACGATTATTTTGCCTCGTATCTGGGTTATGTGGCGGCTGTCCCCAAAACCTGTCTGCCGTCGCTGTTCGTGGCGTTTTTCCTGCGGGTGCTGTCGCAGTTGGGCTATCATCCGTCGCTGGCCTACTGCGCCGGTTGCGGTCGTCCGGCGACGAGCGATGAATCCAACGGCGGCTTTGCCAACGGAGCCGGCAACGTGCCGTTTTTCGCCGATCGCGGCGGGGTGCTTTGCCCCTCTTGCCAAGCCCCGACAGATTATTATATTCCCCTTTCCGGCGTTGGCTACCGGCATCTGGCAAAGCTGCAAAACGCCTCGCTCAAGGAAGCTGCGGGGATGCCGATCCGCTATGCTGAGGCGGCGCAATTGCTCGAAGCGCTGACACGGTTCGCCGCCTGTCAGACCGATCTCAAGACCGATCTGAAATCGCTGGAGTTTTTACAGAAGTTGAAGAACAGTACCTTGATCGAATAG
- a CDS encoding glycine--tRNA ligase, translating into MAKKESDLMDKLMSLCKRRGYVFPSSEIYGGLISCWDYGPLGAELKRNLKTFWWEAMTSRRSDIEGIDAAILMHPQVWVTSGHVSEFNDPMVDCKTCKARFRADKLEEARCPHKPSKNPIENGCDLTPARQFNLMFKTHMGPVEDSSSVVYMRPETAQGIYVNFLNVKNSSRQKIPFGIAQIGKAFRNEITPGNFIFRTREFEQMEMQYLVHPTEDEKWFEYWREQRWNWYRDLGINMDKLRWHEHGPDELAHYAKAAYDIEYEFPFGWQELEGVHNRTDFDLSRHMEATGKDLRYQDDQYKEKFIPYIVETSAGCDRTLLTILVDAYDEVEINGENRVFLRISPKVAPIKVAVFPLVKKDGMPEFAEKVYDELRKRFKVFYDVSGAVGRRYARMDEAGTPFCCTVDGQTLEDETMTVRDRDTMEQKRMKVAEVIDFLDKAVRG; encoded by the coding sequence ATGGCCAAAAAAGAATCCGACCTGATGGACAAACTGATGTCGCTGTGCAAGCGACGCGGATACGTGTTCCCCTCCTCCGAAATCTACGGCGGGCTTATTTCCTGCTGGGATTACGGCCCGCTCGGCGCCGAGCTGAAGCGCAATCTCAAGACCTTCTGGTGGGAGGCGATGACCAGCCGCCGCTCCGATATCGAGGGCATCGACGCCGCTATCCTGATGCACCCCCAGGTCTGGGTGACCTCCGGTCATGTCAGCGAGTTCAACGATCCGATGGTCGACTGCAAAACCTGCAAGGCACGCTTCCGGGCGGATAAACTCGAAGAAGCCCGTTGCCCGCACAAACCCTCCAAAAACCCGATCGAAAACGGCTGCGACCTTACCCCGGCCCGGCAGTTCAACCTGATGTTTAAGACCCACATGGGGCCGGTCGAGGATTCCTCGTCAGTGGTCTATATGCGCCCCGAAACGGCCCAGGGAATCTACGTCAATTTCCTGAACGTGAAAAACTCCTCGCGGCAGAAAATTCCGTTCGGGATCGCCCAGATCGGCAAGGCTTTCCGCAACGAAATCACCCCCGGCAATTTCATCTTTCGCACCCGCGAGTTCGAGCAGATGGAAATGCAATATCTCGTGCATCCGACCGAGGATGAGAAATGGTTCGAATACTGGCGCGAGCAGCGCTGGAACTGGTACCGCGACCTCGGGATCAACATGGACAAGCTCCGCTGGCACGAACACGGCCCGGACGAACTGGCCCATTATGCCAAGGCCGCCTACGATATCGAGTACGAGTTCCCGTTCGGCTGGCAGGAACTGGAGGGCGTCCACAACCGGACCGATTTCGACCTTTCGCGCCACATGGAAGCGACCGGCAAAGACCTTCGCTATCAGGACGACCAGTACAAAGAAAAATTCATCCCCTACATCGTGGAGACTTCGGCCGGCTGCGACCGCACCCTGCTGACGATCCTGGTCGACGCCTACGACGAGGTCGAGATCAACGGCGAGAACCGTGTGTTTTTGCGCATCTCTCCCAAGGTGGCACCGATCAAGGTTGCGGTATTTCCGCTGGTCAAGAAGGACGGCATGCCGGAATTCGCTGAGAAAGTTTACGATGAACTGCGTAAGCGTTTCAAGGTTTTCTACGATGTCTCCGGGGCGGTAGGGCGTCGTTATGCCCGTATGGACGAGGCCGGGACGCCGTTCTGCTGCACGGTCGACGGGCAGACGCTCGAGGACGAAACGATGACCGTCCGCGACCGCGACACTATGGAGCAGAAGCGGATGAAAGTCGCCGAGGTGATTGACTTCCTCGACAAAGCCGTGCGGGGGTAG
- a CDS encoding type IV pilus twitching motility protein PilT, translating to MAKIDQLLRIVKQANATDLHLAAGSVPMVRSGGGLDKTSHKKLTSEAIKALLYEILSDTQIKRFEQSGDLDFAYSIDQVARFRINMYKMITGIAAAVRVIPEHIYTLNDLGFSETVAKLAEHRGGLVLVTGPTNSGKSTTLAAMVDYINSRFSKHIITLEDPIEFVHHPQNSLVSQRQIGLHSESFASALRAALREDPDVILVGEMRDTETISLAITAAETGLLVLGTLHTCTAVGTIDRIIDVFPADYQQQIRIMLADTLRGVVSQQLLNRADGSGRIVAYELMLSSPSIRNQIREARTHQIPSTIQTGRKQGMRLLDSHLKALVDSGIITPQEAVRVATDPAEFYSKVNLEDSQPVEV from the coding sequence ATGGCTAAAATTGACCAACTGCTCAGAATCGTCAAGCAGGCCAACGCCACCGACTTGCATCTTGCCGCCGGATCAGTTCCCATGGTCCGCTCGGGCGGAGGTCTGGACAAAACCTCGCATAAGAAACTCACCAGCGAGGCGATCAAGGCACTCCTGTACGAGATTCTCTCCGACACTCAGATCAAACGGTTCGAGCAGTCCGGCGATCTCGATTTCGCCTACAGCATCGACCAGGTCGCTCGTTTCCGGATCAACATGTACAAGATGATCACCGGTATCGCGGCGGCGGTACGGGTTATCCCCGAACATATCTACACCCTGAATGATCTCGGATTCAGCGAGACGGTCGCCAAGCTGGCCGAACATCGGGGCGGGCTGGTGCTTGTGACGGGGCCGACCAACTCCGGCAAATCGACCACGCTCGCGGCGATGGTGGACTATATCAACAGTCGCTTCTCCAAACATATCATCACGCTCGAAGACCCAATCGAGTTTGTCCACCATCCGCAGAACTCGCTCGTTTCGCAGCGCCAGATCGGTCTGCATTCGGAGAGTTTCGCCTCGGCCTTGCGGGCAGCCCTGCGTGAGGACCCCGATGTGATCCTGGTGGGAGAAATGCGCGACACCGAGACGATTTCGCTAGCCATCACCGCGGCCGAAACCGGTCTGCTCGTGCTTGGCACTCTGCATACCTGTACGGCGGTCGGAACGATTGATCGGATTATCGATGTCTTCCCGGCCGATTACCAGCAGCAGATTCGCATCATGCTGGCCGACACCCTGCGCGGTGTGGTATCGCAGCAATTGCTCAATCGGGCCGACGGCTCGGGACGAATAGTGGCCTACGAGTTGATGCTCTCCAGTCCGTCGATCCGCAATCAGATTCGTGAGGCTCGCACCCATCAGATTCCGTCTACCATCCAGACCGGCCGCAAACAGGGTATGCGGCTGCTGGACAGTCATCTCAAAGCTCTGGTCGACAGCGGCATCATCACCCCCCAGGAGGCGGTTCGTGTTGCCACCGACCCGGCCGAGTTCTACAGCAAAGTCAACCTCGAGGACAGTCAACCGGTGGAAGTATAG
- a CDS encoding DUF4388 domain-containing protein: MSSKSKRIRLDQILIREGLITEEQIKEALTRQKAHGGKIGSQLLYHRYIDEQGLVKALAIQFGCQGVVLSDLVIPEVVLKMIPPKIVLARKVVPFDYIPDDNLLKVACEDPTDDDLRNELGFVARGKDIEMYVAAELAIDTVIARHYQGRDITLADRQLLQIPEDVTSMEEAVETEKAENEPAAQQPVVLICSDEQYAPPLMQSLLERDGYQVKHTDSADDAIEMIGKDAFHTVFIKDTVSGDYLDLIDRLRKNSPRTRVRYYESASNLLLDQGSLIEEGDLLVRNLELFTSLLALQRKIPINHSGNVGRYADLLCKQLGIPDKDRLVIVNAAYLHDLSKHYYSIEDSHDQQQVIKMTVRLLQSINYSPTVVGILRSMYKNLGGKFTKRLPIETLGGNILTIADLFCEAIPDSDHVSLDKFEVVKKKTRDLVGKLFLTEVVEAFITMVHKEILTEQSDEPPIQVMIYSDHPGAIYPVEQRIKSAGFRTISQSIESDFMELVRRSEPEMAIMLLHGDRNRIYAVIDQLTGSGMDLAKTPTFLLVQGTATHELTDLMDQGIEDILGLDVNLDLLITKMRKLQGMIQQRKTLSTQALRQSGASGQLTDMNLIDLLQALGPGQKTVRIDVKPADSEVNELVIYLNTGQITHAKCGELTGAKAVYEGLAIAEGFWQVTPLTPEQLPTPNNSEPNESILMEGCRLIDERLRAGQLL, from the coding sequence ATGAGCAGCAAGAGCAAGCGCATTCGACTGGATCAGATTCTAATTCGGGAGGGGCTGATAACGGAGGAGCAGATCAAGGAGGCGTTGACCCGTCAGAAAGCTCACGGCGGTAAAATCGGCTCCCAACTGCTCTATCATCGCTATATCGACGAACAGGGATTGGTGAAAGCTCTGGCGATCCAGTTCGGTTGTCAGGGGGTGGTGCTTTCCGACCTGGTGATCCCCGAAGTCGTACTCAAGATGATTCCTCCCAAAATCGTTCTCGCGCGCAAGGTGGTGCCGTTCGACTACATCCCGGACGACAACCTGCTCAAAGTGGCCTGCGAAGATCCCACCGATGACGACCTTCGCAACGAACTCGGCTTTGTCGCACGCGGCAAAGATATCGAAATGTATGTGGCTGCCGAACTGGCCATCGATACGGTTATCGCTCGTCATTACCAGGGACGCGACATCACGCTGGCCGACCGCCAGTTGCTCCAGATTCCGGAAGATGTGACCTCGATGGAAGAGGCGGTCGAAACCGAAAAAGCCGAAAACGAACCTGCCGCGCAACAACCGGTCGTGCTGATATGCAGCGACGAGCAATATGCCCCGCCGTTGATGCAGTCCCTGCTCGAACGGGACGGCTATCAGGTAAAACATACCGACTCCGCCGACGATGCGATCGAGATGATCGGTAAGGACGCTTTCCACACGGTTTTTATCAAAGACACCGTTTCGGGCGATTATCTGGACCTGATCGACCGTCTTCGCAAAAATTCTCCGCGTACGCGGGTGCGCTATTACGAATCCGCTTCTAATCTTCTGCTCGATCAGGGTTCGTTGATCGAAGAGGGAGATTTGCTGGTTCGCAACCTCGAGCTGTTCACCTCGCTGTTGGCGCTTCAACGTAAAATTCCAATCAATCACAGCGGCAACGTGGGGCGCTATGCCGACCTGCTCTGCAAACAGCTTGGCATTCCCGACAAGGACCGGTTGGTAATCGTCAACGCCGCTTATCTGCACGACCTGTCGAAACATTATTACAGCATCGAGGACTCGCACGACCAGCAGCAGGTTATCAAGATGACCGTGCGGTTGCTCCAGTCGATCAACTACTCACCGACCGTGGTGGGGATACTGCGCTCGATGTACAAGAATCTGGGCGGTAAGTTCACCAAACGTCTGCCAATCGAAACACTTGGCGGCAATATCCTGACAATCGCCGATTTGTTCTGCGAGGCGATACCGGACTCCGATCATGTTTCGCTCGACAAATTCGAAGTGGTCAAAAAGAAGACGCGTGACCTGGTCGGGAAACTTTTCCTGACCGAGGTGGTCGAAGCGTTCATTACGATGGTTCACAAAGAGATTCTGACCGAGCAGTCGGACGAGCCGCCGATCCAGGTCATGATCTACAGCGATCATCCGGGTGCTATTTATCCCGTCGAACAACGCATCAAGAGCGCCGGTTTCCGCACGATTTCACAGAGTATCGAATCGGACTTCATGGAGTTGGTGCGTCGCTCCGAGCCGGAGATGGCGATCATGCTCCTGCACGGCGACCGCAACCGCATCTACGCCGTAATCGACCAGTTGACCGGCAGCGGCATGGACCTGGCCAAAACTCCGACCTTCCTGCTCGTCCAGGGCACGGCCACCCACGAGTTGACCGATTTGATGGATCAGGGAATCGAAGACATTCTCGGGCTCGATGTCAACCTCGATCTGCTCATTACCAAAATGCGCAAACTGCAGGGAATGATTCAGCAGCGCAAAACTCTTTCGACCCAGGCACTCAGGCAGTCGGGAGCTTCGGGTCAGCTTACCGACATGAACCTGATCGACCTGTTGCAGGCGCTCGGTCCGGGACAGAAGACCGTTCGGATCGATGTCAAACCGGCTGATTCCGAAGTGAACGAACTGGTTATTTACCTCAACACCGGCCAGATCACACACGCCAAATGCGGCGAGTTGACCGGGGCCAAAGCAGTCTACGAGGGTTTGGCGATTGCCGAAGGTTTCTGGCAGGTGACACCGCTCACCCCCGAACAACTACCCACTCCGAACAACAGCGAGCCGAACGAGTCGATCCTGATGGAAGGCTGCCGTTTGATCGACGAACGCCTCCGCGCCGGCCAGTTGTTGTAG
- a CDS encoding septum formation initiator family protein, which produces MPRRVKQSRKILQPLAENFVSRLSNADARVRRRFMKIGLWLIGLMFFWSLMVGDYGIPRIIRLEMEKQALIESNQRILLDLIDDSRIKKMLETDQRYIEYIARTRYRMVRPNETIYYYRGF; this is translated from the coding sequence ATGCCGCGTCGTGTCAAACAAAGTCGCAAAATTCTCCAGCCGCTGGCCGAGAATTTCGTCAGCCGCCTCTCCAACGCCGATGCCCGTGTCCGCAGGCGTTTCATGAAAATAGGCCTCTGGCTGATCGGCCTCATGTTCTTCTGGTCGCTTATGGTCGGCGACTACGGCATCCCGCGCATCATCCGCCTCGAAATGGAAAAACAAGCGCTGATCGAGTCCAACCAGCGTATCCTCCTAGACCTGATCGACGACAGCCGCATCAAAAAGATGCTCGAAACCGACCAGCGCTATATCGAATATATCGCCCGCACCCGCTATCGGATGGTTCGCCCCAACGAAACGATCTACTACTATCGCGGCTTCTGA
- a CDS encoding DNRLRE domain-containing protein — protein MIRVITAVAAVALLTGIIAVDLVGAETRDVTVYMNRSQLVDGIFPLPSNPAPVTADKNRTQYLWEDFEGTTFPPSGWDTLNLNEGYGWFRGTYTGGGTNAALVTWDQTDPVTLQDEWLLTPELDVSGASSLLRVEFYMLQGYDYPHDFKVYVTDDNGVNWTEVFDSYGTGYPEFQWYFVSVALDAWAGNTNPIRIGFQYYGTDADIFGLDNIEVTDDPPATGRCCVYTDPSDPDCYDGIIQTECDALGGTWSEGLDCLSDPCPIQGLQLEPSDDLYSDPDEGSGHQHPVEQASLWTADYDGAGHHERIMLRWDLTAYAGQTIDSAFVNLYRYFRCPGDYYTECDLFVATEDWDEDTWNEYNHVSHNSTSSLYYNFGPALGWYRLDISDVVNQWLAGTINDYGIVIQAQYGEKFSKFYSKEGTYPPYLELYGVASFDQDGDGVPNSSDNCPLTANPLQEDIDADGVGDSCDNCLNVYNPDQADTNSNGVGDVCESCCESRGDINHSGSGGPDIADLVYLVTYMFQNGPQPPCDEPSAPDCPEHHFSEADINGDGSCMPDISDLVYLVTYMFQNGPEPVPCP, from the coding sequence ATGATTAGAGTTATTACGGCGGTCGCTGCCGTTGCCTTGTTAACAGGCATCATTGCGGTCGACCTCGTTGGAGCCGAGACCCGCGATGTGACTGTCTATATGAACCGCAGCCAACTAGTCGACGGCATTTTCCCGCTTCCCAGTAATCCCGCCCCGGTAACGGCTGACAAAAACCGCACCCAATATCTGTGGGAGGATTTCGAAGGAACAACATTTCCCCCGAGTGGCTGGGATACGCTCAACCTCAATGAAGGATATGGCTGGTTCCGAGGCACTTATACCGGCGGCGGGACGAATGCCGCCCTCGTTACCTGGGATCAGACCGATCCGGTTACCCTGCAGGATGAATGGTTGCTGACCCCGGAGCTTGACGTGTCCGGCGCTTCATCCCTGCTCCGAGTCGAATTCTACATGCTTCAGGGTTATGACTACCCCCATGATTTTAAGGTCTATGTCACCGACGACAACGGCGTCAACTGGACCGAAGTGTTCGATTCCTACGGCACCGGCTATCCCGAGTTCCAATGGTACTTCGTAAGTGTAGCCCTTGACGCCTGGGCCGGAAACACTAATCCGATAAGGATCGGCTTCCAATACTACGGTACCGACGCTGATATTTTCGGACTGGACAACATCGAGGTGACCGATGATCCCCCGGCTACCGGACGTTGCTGTGTTTATACCGACCCCTCCGATCCCGACTGTTATGACGGCATCATACAAACCGAGTGTGATGCCCTTGGCGGTACCTGGAGCGAGGGACTCGACTGCCTGTCCGATCCCTGTCCGATTCAGGGGCTGCAGTTGGAGCCTTCCGACGACCTCTACTCTGATCCTGATGAAGGCAGCGGACATCAACACCCGGTGGAACAAGCATCGCTCTGGACCGCCGATTACGACGGCGCCGGACATCACGAACGGATTATGCTGCGCTGGGATCTGACCGCTTATGCCGGGCAAACGATCGACAGTGCTTTCGTTAACTTATATCGCTATTTCCGTTGCCCCGGCGATTACTATACCGAATGCGACCTGTTCGTTGCCACGGAAGATTGGGATGAAGACACCTGGAATGAGTACAACCATGTTTCACATAACTCGACATCATCCCTCTACTATAATTTCGGCCCCGCCCTCGGCTGGTATCGACTGGATATTTCGGATGTAGTCAACCAATGGCTGGCCGGTACGATCAACGACTACGGTATCGTAATCCAGGCACAATACGGCGAGAAATTCAGTAAGTTCTACTCCAAGGAAGGGACTTACCCGCCGTATCTGGAATTGTACGGGGTGGCCTCGTTCGATCAGGACGGCGATGGTGTCCCCAACAGCTCCGATAACTGCCCGTTGACGGCCAATCCGCTTCAGGAGGACATCGACGCCGACGGCGTGGGAGACAGTTGCGACAACTGCCTCAATGTATATAACCCCGACCAGGCCGATACCAATTCGAACGGCGTTGGCGATGTTTGTGAAAGTTGCTGTGAGAGCCGGGGAGATATCAACCATAGCGGTTCCGGAGGACCGGATATTGCCGATCTGGTGTACCTGGTTACTTACATGTTCCAGAACGGACCTCAACCGCCATGTGATGAGCCCAGCGCTCCTGACTGCCCGGAACATCACTTCAGTGAGGCCGATATCAACGGTGACGGTAGCTGTATGCCGGATATTTCCGATCTGGTCTACCTGGTGACCTACATGTTCCAAAACGGTCCGGAGCCGGTACCTTGTCCCTAA